From the Gossypium hirsutum isolate 1008001.06 chromosome A02, Gossypium_hirsutum_v2.1, whole genome shotgun sequence genome, the window ATAAATTACTTGGAATGAATTATCATTATCTTCATCTTGATAAAAAGTAATTTGAACTAGAAGTTCAAGAAGATGATTCACTTTATTACAATCTACTGTCAGATGTATTTACTAACTTGATGAACCAAGTGTTATATGTCAACTAATGTTTTGATTTAAATTGAAGTCTTAGTAGGACAACTTGTTAGACTAATTGAAGGTAATGCAAGCCTAAAGCGTGGTAGTTCGattggttccaaagataaaaattcttgcaaaagaaataataaatctATATGGTCATATAGTGGAAGTGATGCTCTTGAAGAGACCTAAGGCATAACTAATTATTAAAACTTCAAAAGAGATTCATGTACCTGAAATTGAAGACGAAAACAATGAAAATgaagaaattttgataaattatgttaatacGAGAAAATATGGAACCCtaagataaattaaaatttttcgaaAACGATTTTGTAGGCAATTgtattgttgaaataatgaaagaaaatgaaggtctTAAGTAAAATTGTTGAGAAATATAGACATGAAAtaattggccaaaatggaaagacgtaattcaagtagaattggATTTGAGAAGTTTTTGAACCAATGGTCCAAACAGTAAAAGGTATAATGCTAGTGGGGTATATATGAGTAAGTTTGCGAAAacgaaataagaaaaataaagttttttgcTAAGTCCTAGCATTGGTTATGGgaagatataatattattttgtggtgGATTTAATAAACATTTAGATATCTCATTAGTCTAGCAGTTCATGAAAGATTTAACAcgcgtctaatggttgttgttatgACTTTTAtatgaataatcatatattggaagtttatattaaaagtattgaaggatttagaatgctagaagtaTATAAAAATTCCTTGAAAATTGTTCAATATATTTGCGTAAATATTTATTGATTTGATTTgaacatgtgttattatataaggatcatgattaaagtttgttataatTATGAGGGCCGGAGAGTAAATACGGGtagtactctttttcccttagtCAAAGTTTTGTCCCATTGAGTTTTTCTAGTAAGATGTTTAATGAAGCAgtatattatgcgtattataaatatatgtattttttccTCTGCTAGGAATTTATTTTTTCCACAAGGTTCTTGTTTTAGTAATGTTTTAATGAGTCATGTTATGTACCAATGGAGGGTGtgctaataaatattttattatttaatggatATCTATCAAGATTAAGATAAATTTAATATACATTAGATCTCTAATGTTTACTAGAAATagtcttattttatttcttttgttctttgttctatttatttcataacaattatatttattttttattaattttgacatttaccaataataatatacattaaaatttattttagaatacaaagaaatattataaatttacattacatgatatataaataataaaaaattatcataaatttaattaataaattttattactttataaacAACTCCTGCGGGGTTTAAGTTgtagttaatattattttatataaaaaaaaaaatcttaagatATAGTTTATGATTTGAGGATTAAAAATGATGGCCCATTAGAATGAGCTTCATTGGTCCTTTTGAACAAATCCCCGCAGATGAGATGGCAAGAATCAGGAGCAACCACGTCACTTCCTCCCTCTTTTATATCCTTTTTCTTTGGGTCCCACTTTTTCCATGTTCCTTTAAAACCACTAATCATCCCTCCTATTTATACTGCTTCCTTCCTCTTTCTATTCAAATTCGATCGACGCTaaagaaatttgattcatcaaacaACAATGTCGTGGCAAACTTACGTTGATGATCACTTGATGTGTGAAATCGAGAACGGCCATCATTTATCCTCCGCTGCTATTCTCGGTCTCGATGGAAGTGTTTGGGCCCAGAGCTCCGCTTTTCCTACGgtacatttttcaatattttcttcGTTTCCGATCTTTCATCTCCTTACTTAATTCATATCTATTTCTTTCTATGGTTGATTAATCCATTTATTTCTCATCTTAATACGTTGATTTCATAATGTGATTATCcgtttttaatttgtaaatcaTATGTATTTGCTTATGATTTATTAATACAATGTTGTATTTGATTGTTCTGAGatctttattttgtttgattttatgtataaagaattgaatttttttttcttgttggcTCCATATTAGCCTTAATTGACAGAATTAACATTATCTTTCACCTAATCGGTTTGATacgagaaaaaaaattttgaacataatttgttttttttttatgaaatataatttgataaGGTAGTCTTTTATGATTTCtttagtaggaatttaattatatttattgaaaCATAAACTGATTTTTAGAATTTCTATATATAGTTTTTgactttatataaaataattataaaataaattttgaaccttgtgaattatttgttttactcaataattttataataaactaTATACTAATGAGATCattaattttctgaatttgatCGTTAGCCTTGTCAAATTGGAAACGTGTGTACCAATTCAAAAATTGTTGGGGAGATAACAAGTTCTAGTAACAGAGGGTACAAGTATATTTTCTTGCAATCCTCACTTTTCTACTTAACTtgggattttcttttcttttcttcccccCCCCttctttttgggtttttatttgcaGTTTAAGCCTGAAGAGATTACTGCCATCATGAAAGATTTTGATGAACCTGGGTCCCTTGCACCAACTGGGCTGCACCTTGGTGGCGCCAAGTACATGGTCATCCAGGGAGAGCCTGGAGCTGTGGTTCGTGGGAAGAAGGTCAGTTATCGCTCTTTTTCTTAATATTGATTGTCATTGATTCTATTAATCTGATCTATATATTTCATGTGTATTAAGCTTATATGGTTTAAAGTATTTATCGTATGTTGGGCACTAATAATCTCTACTAAGAGCCATATTTATGTTTGACTCGAGTAGCATGTAAAGTTTGAAGCTTGTATTTAGTTACGTTGTACACATTCTTCCTACAAGAGTCACAATATGGCCTTACCCTACCAAAATTCCAGCATTCGGAATTTATGTTGACCTAAGTTTTTATTTTGCTTAAATTACTTTTGTCCAGCACATTTGGATATGTGTATGAAAATATGACCTCCAAATtcatgaaaaacaaaattaaatatactTGTGTTAGATATATATTCGTATCTGACATTTATCTTAATCTAATTAATCCTTTACTAGTAtatactcaatttcctttcacGTAAATGGAAATaagatttaataatattttagtctCTGGTTCAACACGTAGAAGAGGTCTTTCTCCATTTCCCTCTTTTTTCAGAAATCTCAGTAATGCATTGTTATGGACCTTAGGAAATGGCATGTAATAATCATAAATCCCATGGTCTTCCTAAGTAGGGCCTTTTCCAGAACTCAATAATTTCGTCCAACCTTAATATGCTAAGTCACTTCCAATGAGTAAGCTGCTCACTAAACATCCCAACCACAAGGATAAGATATTGCTTTTGGACTTAGTCTCTGATATTCCCTTGACAAAAGTTTAaccaacaatatatatataagccccAATCAAGGATCAATTGTCAAGGTTAGggattaattgtaaaaaaaaaagaaaaaagaaaaaaacaattgtTTAGTTTAGGTATTAACTTGGGCCCAAAAATATTCAAACCTTCATTTGAGAACCATTAGGAAGTTCAAGCCCCCAAAATAAATTAACCCTCTTCCTAAAGCATTTTTCGATTATTCACTGGGATACATAACAAATGTCTAGCTATGCTATGATCGAGTTTTATTTGATGTAAACCCAAGTGTCCGTCATTTTCTTGTTTTAGTATGTGCAACAAACTCTCACCACCTTTTAAAAAGCTTTTTTATAATAGAATTGCTGAGTACAAGCAAAATGACAGGGACCATTTCGTGTGGAGAAGTTATCCCAAAATTGCTATTCAAACTGTtatgtttttttccttttaatatcTTTTAGATAATATTATGTTCTTTAGCTGAAATTCCATAATCAGTAGAATGAGATTTCCAAGTTATAGTTTAAGGTGATTGGGGAGGAGCTAAACAAAATCATGTATCCAAATTGGTGCAGGGCACGGGTGGCGTAACAGTGAAGAAAACAGGGCAAGCATTGATTTTCGGGATATATGATGAACCAGTGACTCCGGGACAGTGTAACATGGTTGTTGAGAGGTTGGGTGATTACCTTGTTGATCAGGGTATGTAGGCCTCAAACACTCCTCCCCCCATTTTTTtacctttccatctttcttcCATAGCCATCAGTTGGCTTTAAAGTTTTCTGgagttgattgatgataataaATCATGTGAAAGACAAATTATTTATTGTATGCTGgggttttttctttcttctcccatTCCCATTCCATTCTTTTTGTTTATTAAGAAATGagtttgctctcttttttttcttttttttttaaaaaatttttgcaAGTAACTAAACTTTCCTTGGATCTCTCTAATACATTATGACATTGGTGGATTttgatttccttttttttgtGTGATGTTTGGTATGGtgtgattttttaaaatgttaacgAGTCTGGTGGTTTACATGCCTGGTTGTCCCGATCCATTTTGTGTTAGGTTTGAAGTTTAGTTTATAAGTATTTggaaatgttttatattatatcgtatagaaaaataattatatttatttaaaataaaaataaaaatatttatttttttaaatattgtatagttaattaaaataataatttatatatatatttaaatcataataaatatttcgtatgtataattatatcaaattaaaattaatgtattaaattacacataaaatcaaaattttaattttaatatttatccatttattaaaaattagtgatgtcaattttaaaataatggttTAAATGATGCTATATTACCAAcggaaaatttattatttaaataattattattttaatatatgacaCCTCCGTTGCTTCCCCCACAAATCTCGGTTAAACTCTGTTACAtggtttttaaaaatttagaatttattccttatatttttatttttaagaaattttattaatttattttttaaattttaaaattcatttctaattattaatattattaattttttaaaaatttattgttgtggtattttgaaaaaaaatactcatttaatagtcatgtaaataaaaataatgttgtaattaatttaaatttaataaaaaatttaacagtgttacaattaaacttgaattttaaaatttgaaaagtagaaaaactaaattttataaaataaaagtacatagactaattttccaatttttgaaaagtacaaaacTAATGACAAATTTTAAGTGCAAATTCCTTGCACCCTCTTTAGTCTATCCATTTTTAATTTCTCTGAAAAGAATTATTGAGAgactaataataaataaatattattatatgttcattaaaaaaaacttaataagaAAAGCAATTAAACTATTTCccttaataaaatgttttaagtTACAAATAGGGACTAATGAGGAAATTACAAACCTAGCAAAATTATAGGGGTTAATGAGGAAACTACAAATAGCGAAAGCcctgtaaaaaaaaaaatgaaaaacaccAAAGTGTTTATGTTGCAATTAACTCCTTTGGTTGTGATGAgattctttccttttatttcagttaatctgttcaaaaaaaaaaaatctcagtttctatttttatttccttgtataaaggttaaaatttcGGTGTATTAGTTTTCAGAAATTCTTTTAATGAAAAAATTGACCATTAgaaactattttttatattaaagatAATATAAAGCAATATAGATTGACATTTTACATATGCACCAATTTAATGAAAATTGAGTTTTTACGAAAATGAAAATTCTAAAGTGAAGCTGAAGCTCTTTGAGAAGATTAATTGATCTAAATTTGCATatgtatcattttttttatttgaaaaattctTGCATGGATTCTTTTTGTGAAAATTCTGGTTCTGAAGGTGGTTCGATGGATGATTTAATCCCTAAAAAAGTTTAGTTTAGGGATAATGATGAAAGTGTGAACAGAGAAGTGTTGGTGGATCTAACAAACGTACTAGTTATTTCTTGGAAGGAAAGGTTTAGAGGAGGAGGAATTTGAGTTACTGGAAGGAGATATTCAGAAGTCGGTAATTAATGGCACTTCTTCAATCGAATTCTCTGATAGAATTCACCAGATTCTTATTCAAGATATGGAAAACAATATGGTTCTGAAGCTTTTGGGACCTAACATTGGATACTCGGTGttacataataaaatttacaGTTTATGGAAGCCATCGTCCCCGTTCCAGTTGATGGATATTGAGAATGGCTACTTCTTGGctaaatttcaaaaacaaaatggaTTGTGAAAAGGTGCTCTCAGAAGGACCTTGGATCATTTTTGGATAATACCTGACAGTTAAACCTTGGTCAATATCTTTTAACCCAGCACAAACATTTCCTAGTGTCGTAATCTCGTGGATAAGACTTTCGGGCTTACCAGGATAATTTTACGAGGAAAATTCTGACAGAAATAGGGGGTTAATTGAAAAGATTGCCCAACTGGATATGAACACAGACAATAGGATTAGAGGTCAATTCGTCCGTATGGCTGTGTATGTTACCTTGGATAAACCGTTGGCGTCCCAAGTCTTAATCAACGGGAAAATATAGAGGGTCGAGTACGAACTCTTACCAACGGTCTGTTTCCACTATGGATAGTTTGGTCATGTAAAAGAAATTTGTCCTTTTAGGGTCCCTGAACCCAATTCTGGAAGAACGATGCCTTCATCAGAATCTTTGACGGAGGCTGTGAGCATGGTTGTCGATGAAACGGGGGAGAAAAGCGATGGTTACGACCCGTGGATGTTGGTGGAAAAGAGATCCCGCAAGAAATCAAGGGATTCAGCGAACTCAGGGTCTAGAATTacggaaaagaaaaatgaaggttCCCGTCTTATGGCATTGATAGAAAAGGAAAGTAACGTTGTCATTAAATCTGGGAAGAATGAGGAAATTCAGGATACACGACAAAGAAAGGGGAAAGAAACAGTAATTGAAGGAAACCAAGGTGCTGGGGCTGGTATGTATAATGTGAGCCACTTTAGTAGCCGAAGTAGAGACACAATTAATGTGTTGGGTCTTAAAAATGTGGCAGGCCCTTCGAAGTCCTCTAATAATGCTGGTGGGTTAGATAATGGGCTGGTTTCGTCTAGCAACCTGGTAATTGACCCAAGAACAACTTTTAATGGGGCATTCAAAGGCCTAAGGGGAAGTAGCTTGCTGAAAGATAGCACATCGGGACAAGAAAACAGGTCGAATAGTGGGCCGGGTGAGAACAAAATAATGGCTGTGCCAGACCGGGTTATGGAAGTATCTGGTAAGCTTATCAGAAACCTGGTTGCTTATGGAAATCAAGGTCGGATCGCGGATGGTGGAAACGATGGTTCGGACTCTCATTCGCACATAGCTGGTGATGGAAATAAATCGGAGAATATGGAATAGGCGAGGCTTCCGTCGGAAAGAGTTGTTGACGTCACGGTCTCTAATGCGGGTGATGGCCTCGATTCCCGCAGGCATTCGATGGTCACTTTCAAAGAACCACAAAGAGCATTCACCAGTAACTAAAGGGAAGGGACCTCCGACGTGAGTTCGCGGAAAAGAAAAGATCGGGTTGCAGGGAAATTTTCAGGGGAGAAACATGGGGGTTCACGTCTTTCAAAATCACTCAACAAAATTAATCTTAGAAAGGGTAACAGATTCAAAATGGTGGGAGACTCCAAGGTTTTGTTGTAGGAATTAGTGGCCCATTTGGCGGAATCCATTTCTTCTCAGTCCACGAAAGCTTTGGGTTTAGGTGGCCCAACACTAAAGATCGGGCAACAGGATAAGGGAGAATTCCCTAAACAGTAAGGTTTtggtggttttatttttattttttgtctatattaatttatatagattTAAATGTGACGATTTTTTCGTGGAATTGTCAAGGTTGCGCTAGCAGTAAATTTATTCGTGTTTTTCGTGAATATAATATCGAATATGGTTCGGATATTGTGTGCTTGTTAGAGCCGATATTAAGTGGTAATAGGCTAATTTTATCATTGAAAAATtggattttttaattttcacCAGGTTGAAGCTGTTGGATTTTCAAGAGGAATTTGGATGGGTTGGAAGGAATCTATTCGGATTTGAATTATCCAAAATCACCCATAGTTCATTCTTCTTTGTGTATCTGGTAATGTTTATACTAATATCATTTTTATATCTTTTGTTTATGGTAGTCCAGACAGGAGGAAAAAGAAGGTACTTTGGGAAGCTTTGAAAGTTGCTTTACCTCATGATTCTTTTCCATGTTTAATTATGGGTGACTTTAATATTATTCTATCAcctaacaataaaaaaaagtatttatgcCATAGGGAAGAGatgtaattttttttggaaaatttgtaGATTCTTGTAATTTGCAGGATTCAGGATTCATTGGCCTATCCTTTACTTGGCAAAAAGCTGACATGTTGAAGAGATTGGATCGAGCATTGGCAAATGATTCATGGATTTTGGCTTTCCCACAATGCATTGTTTCTTATCTACCGAGGATTAAGTCTGATCATAGGCCCATTCTCTTAAAGACTAATCTGAATATTAGCTTGGCTACAGGGAGACCTTTTAGGTTCTTAACAGGTTGGACAAAGCATGCTAATTTTCCCTCCTTGGTGAAAGATAAGTGGCAATTCTTGGGTAATATAGCTAGTTCTCTTTCTGAATTTACTTCTCATGTTAAAGAATAGAACATGCCTGTTTATGGTTTTACAGGCTCTCGTAAAAAACGTCTTATGAGATTGCTCTCTACTATCCAAAAGGACTTGGATCATTCTATCTCTACTTGGTTAATTCAATTAGAGATTGATGTGCGGGATGAGTTGGAAATTTTATAAATCACTAGGAACTTCTTTGGAGGCAAAAAGTTAGGTGTGACTAGCTCTAGTTTAGGGATCGCAACACCAAATTTTTTCATAATCGAACGGTCTAAAGAAGGAAATTTAACTGTATCACGACCTTACGCATTGATAATGGTGAGTGGTGCTCTGATCAGAACGTCCTTAAAAATGGGGCAACTAGTTTTTTCCTAGAAGCTTTATGGGGAAAGACCAAAGCCCATGAAGGATCTTCCGGCCAACATTTTTCCTCGCCTCAAGACCCAAGACATTGAGTTTTTGGAAAAGTCAGTGTCAAATGAAGAAATTAAGAAAGCCTTATTCAACATGGATCCCTTGGAAGCTCCGGGAAGCAATGGATTTCAAGTGCATTTTTTCAAGAGTCAGTGGGATATTGTAGGAAATGCAGTTTGTGAATGGGTATAAGGAGTCTTAATTGGTAACATTATTGACCCGGAACAGAATAACTCTTTGTTAGtgtttatttcaaaaaatgaAAGCTTAGAGGAATTCAACGAATTCTGCCCTACTAATTTGTGTTTAGTAATGTATAAATTGGTAATGAAAATTATCGCTAATAGATTTAAATTGGTTTTTCCTAACTTTATCTTGCAAGAACAAGCCGGTTTCATTGCAACGCGTAGCATCTCAAGTAATGTTATCATAGCACGAGAAGTCATACATTCTATGCGGAAAAAATGAGATGGCAAAAAAATGGATGGCGATCAAGTTGGATTTAGGGAAGGCTTATGATAAAGTGAGTTAGGAATTTATCGGTCTTCACTATAGGCTGCGAGGGTCCCGATTTTTTTCAGTTTAGTAATCATGAGGGCAATCTCATCTTCAACTATGCAAATTCTCTAGAATGGAATTCCCAACCAAAAATTCAAGCCATCTAGAAGGATCAAACAAGGTTGTCCATTGTCAT encodes:
- the LOC107951807 gene encoding profilin-3, with amino-acid sequence MSWQTYVDDHLMCEIENGHHLSSAAILGLDGSVWAQSSAFPTFKPEEITAIMKDFDEPGSLAPTGLHLGGAKYMVIQGEPGAVVRGKKGTGGVTVKKTGQALIFGIYDEPVTPGQCNMVVERLGDYLVDQGM